The sequence TCGGTCCCTCGATGTCCGGAAGGCGGCAACAGGAGGATGACTCCGTTTATTCCGGACGGGCTGTTGCCGGACGGGCTGTTGCCGCACCGACCGTTGCCGCACCGGCCGTTGCCGCACCGACCCGGAACGCGGCGGCCCGGAACGCACGGGTCCGGAACGGCGCGGCCGACCTTCCTCGCCGCGGCGCGCGACCGGCGGACCGGCCTCGGCGCCCCTACGCGTCTCGCTGCCCGTGCGCGTAGGCGCGGCCCCGGCCCCGCTGCCCGTGGGCGTACGCGCGTCCGCTGCCGCTGCCCCGGTCCACCGGGGCCGGGGGCTCCTCGCGGTGGGCGAAGAGCGCGCCGAGCCTCGGGGCCCAGGCGGGGCGGTCGGTCAGGCGCAGGGCCTCGCGGACCGCCACCTGGTTCGCGGTGAGGACGGGCTTGCCGAGCGCCTCCTCCAGGTCCGGGAGATGGGCGACGGTGTGCAGGGCGGTGTCGGGCAGCAGGATCGCCCGCGCCTCGGGGCTGTCCGCCGCCTCGGCCAGTTCCCGCAGCTGTTCCGGGCCCCAGGCCGCGGCCTCGGCGGCGTCGGTGACGCCCGCCGCGTGGGTGGCGGTCACCTCCACGCCGGTCTCCTGGAGGAAGGCGGTGAAGCGGGCGGCCAGGGCCTCGGGGTAGGTCGCGGCGACCGCGACGCGTTCGGCGCCCAGCTTGCGTACCGCGTGGACGAAGCCGATGGAGGTGCTGGAGGCGGGTACGCCCGCCGCGCGGGCGAGGCCCGCGACCTGGTCGTGCGCGCCCTGCCACCCGTGCGGGAAGCTGCCGCCGTCGCAGGCCCAGACGATGGACTGGACCCCGGAGCGCTGCAGCTCCTCGATCCCGGCGGCGAGCCGGGAGGAGGTGCCCAGCTCGCGCAGGGCCTCCTCGCGGTAGGCGCCGTCCGGGCACTCGGTGTGGTGGACGACGAGTCTGATGGTGCTGTCGAGAAGGATCTCCATGCGCGGGTAGTCGTCCTCGGCGAAGTGGCCCGGGTAGAGGAATCCGACGGTCGTCATGTCCACCCTTTCTCTGCACCTTGCGTCTGCCGCGGCGGCTGGGCCGCCGCGTCCGCCGCTTGACCCGCGGCGGCACTGACCGGTTTCCCCGCTCCTGTTCCAGTATTCCGCCATCCGCCCCGGTTATCGCTCCGAGCAGGACGGGCCACCGTTCGCACCGCCGGCCGCACGCATGAACGGCGGCCCGCCGGGAAGCCGCCGCGGTACCGGAGCGGGGTACCGGAGCGGAGTACCGGACATCCCGCGCAAACACCGCCTTCCGGCCTGCGGGCGGACACGGGAAGGTCACCCTCCGGCCACCGTTCGATTACATGCGCGTTCTTCCTGAATAGACACGGGGGATCGGGCAGGCGCCCAGGGCCTGTCCGCCGGACAGGCCCAAGCCTGTCCGGACTGTTCGACCCCTTCAGGAGATTGCGAACCATGGCTGACTTCCCGAACCTGTCCCGCCGGGGATTCCTCAACCGATCGGCAGCGGTGGGCGGTCTGCTCGTCGTCCCCGGCCTCCTCGCCGCGTGCAGCAAGGCCGGCGAGGGCTCCGCCGACGGCGAGGGCGCGCTCGAAAAGCTCCGCAAGCAGGGGTTCGTGCGGGTCGCGTACGCCGACGAGGCCCCGTACGGCTACATGGAGGGCAAGGAGCTGAAGGGCGAGGCGCCCACGCTGCACCGGGAGATCTTCAAGGCGCTGGGCGTCGATGAGCTGAAGCCCACCCTCACCGAGTGGGACGGCCTGATCCCCGGCCTCCAGGCCGGCAAGTACGACGTGGTCAGCGCCGGCATGGCGATCACCCCGGAGCGCTGCGCCAACGCCCTGTTCTCGGAGCCCGAGTTCATCTCGCCGACCGCGCTGATGGTCAAGAAGGGCAACCCGAAGAAGGTCACCGACCTCGCGTCCGCGAAGGAGGCCGGGATCACCGTCGGTGTGATGGCGGGTGCGGTCGAGGGCTCGTACGCCAAGGGCGCCGGCATCCCCGAGGGCA comes from Streptomyces sp. Mut1 and encodes:
- the ehuB gene encoding ectoine/hydroxyectoine ABC transporter substrate-binding protein EhuB encodes the protein MADFPNLSRRGFLNRSAAVGGLLVVPGLLAACSKAGEGSADGEGALEKLRKQGFVRVAYADEAPYGYMEGKELKGEAPTLHREIFKALGVDELKPTLTEWDGLIPGLQAGKYDVVSAGMAITPERCANALFSEPEFISPTALMVKKGNPKKVTDLASAKEAGITVGVMAGAVEGSYAKGAGIPEGKIKTLQKPQDGADAVKGGRVDAFLLTGISLRWLAKTNEGTEVTEAFLPELDGSKQYSPGGAVFRKGNEELRDAFNRELKKIVADKSRYVELLRDYGFGATELPPATLKTADLCKG
- a CDS encoding maleate cis-trans isomerase family protein, producing the protein MTTVGFLYPGHFAEDDYPRMEILLDSTIRLVVHHTECPDGAYREEALRELGTSSRLAAGIEELQRSGVQSIVWACDGGSFPHGWQGAHDQVAGLARAAGVPASSTSIGFVHAVRKLGAERVAVAATYPEALAARFTAFLQETGVEVTATHAAGVTDAAEAAAWGPEQLRELAEAADSPEARAILLPDTALHTVAHLPDLEEALGKPVLTANQVAVREALRLTDRPAWAPRLGALFAHREEPPAPVDRGSGSGRAYAHGQRGRGRAYAHGQRDA